One window of the Frigoribacterium sp. Leaf415 genome contains the following:
- the aroD gene encoding type I 3-dehydroquinate dehydratase: MATPLPVSIGRVALGTGRPAVCVPLVARTADALVDAASALDTRTAELVELRIDFVDAAFAAAPDPDGPVRAGAPATGPADLDLVADVVRRVRGALDADLPLLFTLRTEPEGGERDVAPATYAAVLRSAMATGLLDAVDVEMYTDPDLLGGLVDAAHDAGLVVVMSSHDFSGTPTQGEIVSRLLEQQENGADVAKFAAMPSSTDDVLTLMRATAEFRAGAGIVPAITMSMGPLGVVSRLAGETFGSCVTFGSAGASSAPGQVPAVGLRAALELVHAAQQG; the protein is encoded by the coding sequence ATGGCGACTCCTCTGCCGGTCTCGATCGGCCGGGTCGCGCTCGGCACCGGGCGGCCCGCAGTCTGCGTCCCGCTCGTGGCCCGCACCGCCGACGCACTGGTCGACGCCGCCTCGGCGCTCGACACCCGGACGGCCGAACTGGTCGAACTGCGCATCGACTTCGTCGACGCCGCCTTCGCCGCGGCACCGGACCCCGACGGGCCCGTGCGCGCCGGTGCCCCGGCGACGGGCCCGGCCGACCTCGACCTGGTGGCCGACGTCGTCCGACGGGTCCGCGGCGCGCTCGACGCGGACCTGCCGCTGCTCTTCACCCTGCGCACCGAACCCGAGGGGGGCGAGCGTGACGTCGCCCCGGCGACCTACGCCGCCGTGCTGCGCTCGGCGATGGCCACCGGCCTGCTGGACGCCGTCGACGTCGAGATGTACACCGACCCCGACCTCCTCGGCGGACTCGTCGACGCCGCGCACGACGCCGGTCTCGTCGTCGTGATGTCGTCGCACGACTTCAGCGGCACCCCCACGCAGGGCGAGATCGTGTCGCGCCTGCTCGAACAACAGGAGAACGGCGCCGACGTGGCGAAGTTCGCCGCCATGCCGTCCAGCACGGACGACGTGCTGACGCTGATGCGGGCCACGGCCGAGTTCCGGGCGGGGGCCGGCATCGTGCCCGCGATCACCATGTCGATGGGGCCGCTCGGCGTCGTGTCCCGACTCGCGGGCGAGACGTTCGGCTCGTGCGTCACGTTCGGGTCGGCGGGGGCGTCGAGCGCACCGGGCCAGGTGCCGGCGGTCGGGCTGCGGGCGGCGCTCGAGCTGGTGCACGCGGCACAACAGGGCTGA
- a CDS encoding DUF805 domain-containing protein, with the protein MTGAAGPVPLDQPYHRASPKVAVVRFWRKYATFHGRASRSEYWWWFVIAFAFQGALQAWATGTGGTSIWAGGDSTDLGYIDHQGVVLILWAAVSFLPTVALQSRRLHDGGFTAWYVLFYLLPVLGWLTLLVMSLLPSRASGERFDTGGERQYPGPA; encoded by the coding sequence ATGACCGGAGCCGCCGGCCCCGTGCCCCTCGACCAGCCGTACCACCGTGCCTCGCCGAAGGTCGCGGTCGTCCGGTTCTGGCGGAAGTACGCCACCTTCCACGGGCGCGCGAGCCGCAGCGAGTACTGGTGGTGGTTCGTCATCGCGTTCGCGTTCCAGGGAGCGCTGCAGGCGTGGGCGACCGGGACGGGCGGTACGTCGATCTGGGCCGGTGGCGACAGCACGGACCTGGGCTACATCGACCACCAGGGCGTCGTGCTGATCCTCTGGGCCGCCGTGAGCTTCCTGCCGACCGTCGCGCTGCAGTCGCGGCGCCTGCACGACGGGGGCTTCACCGCCTGGTACGTGCTCTTCTACCTGCTGCCCGTGCTCGGCTGGCTGACGCTGCTGGTCATGTCGCTGCTGCCCTCGCGCGCCTCGGGCGAGCGGTTCGACACCGGCGGCGAGCGGCAGTACCCGGGGCCCGCCTGA
- a CDS encoding DUF6458 family protein, whose product MSIGGGIALIVIGAVLAFALDFQVAGIDIKLIGYILIAAGVVVTIIGIAFASRRRSTVSTTRSAVDPATGERVERRSTDSDPLV is encoded by the coding sequence ATGAGCATCGGCGGCGGAATCGCCTTGATCGTGATCGGCGCGGTCCTCGCGTTCGCTCTCGACTTCCAGGTCGCGGGCATCGACATCAAGCTGATCGGCTACATCCTCATCGCGGCCGGCGTGGTCGTGACCATCATCGGCATCGCCTTCGCGTCGCGCCGACGCTCGACGGTCTCCACGACCCGCAGCGCGGTCGACCCGGCCACGGGCGAGCGCGTCGAGCGTCGCTCGACGGACAGCGACCCGCTGGTCTGA
- the phoA gene encoding alkaline phosphatase, with product MSKNTPNRRRAALTTGVVATAAVAALALSPVAAFAATPANVAQNGGAARSIDDSTQLLLDSVKAGPAKNVILLIGDGMGDSEITSARNYAYGAGGTLPGIDALPLTGQYTTYSVYKDGANKGKPDYVPDSAATGSAWATGTKTYDNAISVDVDGVPQDTLLEIAKANGKKTGNVSTAELQDATPAVQAAHVAARSCYGPDSVTQCGADALDQGGLGSISEQIIGTRADVTLGGGATSFGQSARAGQWQGDTLFAQAQDRGYQVVRDAAGLDALTTADQAQPVLGTFTDGNFPTRYAATTATVGGADLAPQTCQPNPARLGTDLSLQSLTEKSIDLLDTGDQGFFLQVEGASIDKRDHSADACGQIGEVLDLDEAVQSALAFAKADGNTMVIVTADHAHTSQIVDSTPPATLSTALTTVDGTTMKIAYGTAAAGGSQQHTGTQLRVAGYGPGAANVVGLIDQTDNFFTIVNALQLDRDLDGLSAAATISAPTEVAPRADFPVSTAGLAGDRQVTGTLDVDGTVTDLGIADVIDGVATYTVTAPTDPGSYTITLTGTQSGTTLAATVAVVEGAVTPAPTTPPAAVPGDGTSAGGAGTAGNGSGPLAFTGSDALPALLLALMLAGTGAALVLRRRHRAASVQDGVQL from the coding sequence GTGTCGAAGAACACCCCGAACCGCCGGCGTGCGGCCCTGACGACGGGGGTCGTCGCGACGGCCGCCGTCGCCGCCCTCGCCCTCAGCCCCGTCGCCGCCTTCGCGGCCACCCCCGCGAACGTCGCCCAGAACGGCGGCGCCGCGCGCAGCATCGACGACAGCACGCAGCTGCTGCTCGACTCGGTGAAGGCCGGGCCCGCCAAGAACGTCATCCTGCTCATCGGCGACGGCATGGGCGACAGCGAGATCACCTCGGCGCGCAACTACGCCTACGGCGCCGGCGGAACGCTGCCCGGCATCGACGCCCTGCCCCTGACCGGCCAGTACACGACGTACTCGGTCTACAAGGACGGCGCGAACAAGGGCAAGCCCGACTACGTGCCCGACTCCGCCGCGACCGGCTCCGCCTGGGCCACCGGCACCAAGACCTACGACAACGCCATCTCGGTCGACGTCGACGGCGTCCCGCAGGACACCCTGCTCGAGATCGCCAAGGCCAACGGCAAGAAGACCGGCAACGTCTCGACCGCCGAGCTGCAGGACGCCACCCCGGCCGTCCAGGCCGCGCACGTCGCCGCGCGCAGCTGCTACGGCCCCGACTCCGTCACCCAGTGCGGTGCCGACGCCCTCGACCAGGGCGGCCTCGGTTCGATCAGCGAGCAGATCATCGGCACCCGCGCCGACGTCACCCTCGGAGGAGGCGCGACCTCGTTCGGTCAGTCGGCCCGCGCCGGTCAGTGGCAGGGCGACACCCTGTTCGCCCAGGCGCAGGACCGCGGCTACCAGGTCGTGCGTGACGCGGCAGGCCTCGACGCGCTGACGACCGCCGACCAGGCGCAGCCCGTGCTCGGCACCTTCACCGACGGCAACTTCCCGACCCGGTACGCCGCCACCACGGCGACCGTCGGCGGAGCCGACCTGGCCCCGCAGACCTGCCAGCCGAACCCGGCCCGCCTGGGCACCGACCTCTCGTTGCAGTCGCTGACCGAGAAGTCGATCGACCTGCTCGACACGGGTGACCAGGGCTTCTTCCTGCAGGTCGAGGGTGCCTCGATCGACAAGCGCGACCACAGCGCCGACGCCTGCGGTCAGATCGGTGAGGTGCTCGACCTCGACGAGGCCGTCCAGTCCGCCCTCGCCTTCGCGAAGGCCGACGGGAACACGATGGTCATCGTCACGGCGGACCACGCCCACACCAGCCAGATCGTCGACTCGACGCCGCCCGCCACGCTCAGCACCGCGCTGACGACCGTCGACGGCACCACGATGAAGATCGCCTACGGCACGGCCGCGGCCGGTGGATCGCAACAGCACACCGGCACGCAGCTGCGCGTCGCGGGCTACGGCCCGGGCGCCGCGAACGTCGTCGGCCTGATCGACCAGACCGACAACTTCTTCACCATCGTGAACGCGTTGCAGCTCGACCGCGACCTCGACGGCCTCAGCGCCGCCGCGACGATCTCGGCTCCGACCGAGGTCGCCCCCCGCGCCGACTTCCCGGTCAGCACCGCCGGCCTCGCGGGTGACCGCCAGGTCACGGGCACGCTCGACGTCGACGGCACGGTGACCGACCTCGGCATCGCCGACGTGATCGACGGCGTCGCGACCTACACGGTCACCGCCCCCACCGATCCCGGCAGCTACACGATCACGCTGACCGGCACGCAGAGCGGCACGACGCTGGCCGCGACGGTCGCGGTCGTCGAAGGGGCCGTCACCCCGGCGCCGACGACCCCGCCCGCGGCGGTACCCGGTGACGGCACGAGCGCAGGAGGCGCGGGTACGGCCGGCAACGGAAGCGGACCCCTGGCGTTCACCGGCTCCGACGCGCTGCCCGCCCTGCTGCTCGCGCTGATGCTCGCCGGCACCGGTGCCGCCCTCGTGCTGCGCCGTCGCCACCGCGCCGCGTCCGTGCAGGACGGCGTGCAGCTCTAG
- a CDS encoding AAA family ATPase — MNLHRLTLRAIGPYAGEHSIDFAALGASGTFLLEGPTGSGKSTIIDAIVFALYGGLAGSASTPDRLRSHHAAPDVEPFVELVFENGAGVHRIRRTPAYRRPKARGTGTTPANATAKLWRLSSPDAVDGEIVSISAQEAGAEVSRILGLTRQQFVQTVVLPQGEFAAFLRSTGEKRKEVLQSLFGTEIYERTTAELVERRKVANAAVAAADRDIELARARLLEASGFDADVLDEALAADGAAAALGALESEASDTAARRSRVVETRDAARRSLDRVRALKAALDRRADLSNRQTRLDEGAAEIATVRLRVAAATRAATVTDALAAVTRADEAERDAASRLAEATRGVTDGEGTGSAAADGAPVRADVAARRDARLSELALLAEAARTERALPGRRAALEAAEQSLVDADERRRELDDRLVAAPVVRSSLVVEREALADTSTDLSAAEQATAEARVRLRDLDDLDALGRAVDAASGRLADDSAAALRALDDEAGLRRRQIEGMAGHLAASLVVGDPCPVCGSREHPAPASPGAEHPTDEQVEAASLTARAAEVRQRESAARHATAEGRVAEARRALGDLTRDDVESELARLALRVSEATRARTALAAADAALVAHDREVDRLRAELDDLRERAATGRERVAADRRALLDDEAEIARLLDGRAPTIAELTASVGDGVERDTRLLTLLDAADVASAAAAVRRAELAAALERSGFDDVDQVADAALEAGDLAALETRVSAHERERAIVAAGLAEPEVAVLAGDETADVESAVEALDRVESELDEVTDRATRAGDRAERTRQALAALEAVTAAADDAVEHARAVVRMANLASASTGENVKGVTLGTYVLLRRFDEVVAAANVRLSVMSSGRYELASSDEREVGSRSRKTGLSLVIRDATTDTTRDPGSFSGGETFYASLSLALGLADVVQAEAGGLELGTLFVDEGFGSLDPDTLDAVMSELGRLSASGRVIGIVSHVDELKQRIADRVEVRRRPDGSSVLRSTVG; from the coding sequence ATGAACCTCCACCGGCTGACGCTGCGGGCCATCGGGCCCTACGCGGGTGAGCACAGCATCGACTTCGCCGCGCTCGGCGCCTCGGGCACCTTCCTGCTCGAGGGCCCCACGGGGTCGGGCAAGTCGACCATCATCGACGCGATCGTCTTCGCCCTCTACGGCGGGCTCGCCGGGTCGGCCTCGACGCCCGACCGCCTGCGCAGCCACCACGCCGCACCCGACGTCGAACCCTTCGTCGAGCTCGTCTTCGAGAACGGTGCGGGCGTCCACCGCATCCGCCGGACTCCCGCGTACCGCCGTCCGAAGGCGCGGGGCACGGGCACGACGCCGGCGAACGCGACCGCGAAGCTGTGGCGCCTCTCGTCGCCCGACGCCGTCGACGGCGAGATCGTCTCGATCAGCGCCCAAGAGGCCGGCGCCGAGGTCTCGCGCATCCTCGGACTCACGCGCCAGCAGTTCGTGCAGACCGTCGTCCTGCCCCAGGGCGAGTTCGCCGCCTTCCTCCGTTCGACCGGCGAGAAACGCAAAGAGGTCCTGCAGTCCCTCTTCGGCACCGAGATCTACGAGCGGACCACGGCCGAGCTCGTCGAACGGCGCAAGGTCGCCAACGCCGCCGTGGCCGCCGCCGACCGAGACATCGAGCTGGCCCGAGCGAGACTGCTCGAGGCGAGCGGGTTCGACGCCGACGTCCTCGACGAGGCTCTGGCCGCCGACGGTGCGGCTGCCGCGCTCGGGGCCCTCGAGAGCGAGGCCTCCGACACGGCGGCCCGGCGGTCACGAGTGGTCGAGACACGAGACGCGGCGCGACGGTCGCTCGATCGCGTGCGAGCGCTGAAGGCTGCACTCGACCGGCGGGCCGACCTGAGCAACCGGCAGACGCGTCTCGACGAGGGTGCCGCCGAGATCGCCACGGTCCGACTGCGCGTCGCCGCGGCGACCCGAGCCGCGACCGTGACCGACGCCCTCGCCGCGGTCACGCGAGCGGACGAGGCCGAGCGTGACGCGGCGTCCCGTCTGGCCGAGGCCACCCGGGGCGTCACGGACGGCGAGGGCACCGGGTCCGCTGCAGCCGACGGGGCCCCGGTCCGAGCCGACGTCGCCGCGCGTCGCGACGCCCGGCTCTCCGAACTCGCCCTCCTGGCCGAGGCGGCCCGCACCGAGAGAGCCCTGCCCGGGCGGCGTGCAGCCCTCGAGGCAGCCGAGCAGTCCCTCGTCGACGCCGACGAGCGGCGCCGAGAGCTGGACGACCGCCTCGTCGCGGCCCCCGTCGTCCGGTCCTCGCTCGTCGTCGAGCGAGAGGCCCTGGCCGACACGTCGACCGACCTCTCCGCCGCCGAGCAGGCGACGGCCGAGGCGCGGGTCCGCCTGCGCGACCTCGACGACCTCGACGCCCTCGGTCGGGCCGTCGACGCGGCGTCCGGACGACTGGCCGACGACTCGGCGGCGGCCCTGAGGGCCCTCGACGACGAGGCCGGCCTCCGCCGTCGGCAGATCGAGGGCATGGCGGGCCACCTGGCCGCGAGCCTGGTCGTGGGCGACCCGTGCCCCGTGTGCGGCTCGCGAGAGCATCCGGCCCCCGCGTCTCCCGGCGCCGAGCACCCCACCGACGAGCAGGTCGAGGCCGCGTCGCTGACGGCACGCGCGGCCGAGGTGCGTCAGCGCGAGTCCGCCGCCCGGCACGCGACCGCCGAGGGGCGGGTCGCCGAGGCCCGCCGCGCCCTGGGCGACCTGACCCGCGACGACGTCGAGTCCGAGCTGGCCCGGCTGGCCCTGCGCGTGTCCGAGGCCACCCGGGCCCGCACCGCCCTCGCGGCGGCCGACGCGGCCCTCGTGGCCCACGACCGCGAGGTCGACCGGCTGCGGGCCGAGCTCGACGACCTCCGCGAGCGGGCCGCCACCGGCCGGGAGCGCGTCGCCGCCGACCGACGCGCCCTGCTCGACGACGAGGCCGAGATCGCGCGACTGCTCGACGGTCGGGCCCCGACCATCGCCGAGCTCACCGCCTCGGTCGGTGACGGCGTCGAACGCGACACGCGCCTCCTGACCCTCCTCGACGCCGCCGACGTGGCGTCCGCCGCGGCGGCCGTCCGACGTGCCGAGCTCGCCGCCGCCCTCGAGCGCAGCGGGTTCGACGACGTCGACCAGGTCGCCGACGCCGCCCTCGAGGCAGGTGACCTGGCCGCCCTCGAGACGCGGGTGTCGGCCCACGAGCGCGAACGGGCGATCGTCGCGGCCGGGCTGGCCGAGCCCGAGGTCGCCGTGCTGGCCGGCGACGAGACGGCGGACGTCGAGTCGGCCGTCGAGGCCCTCGATCGGGTCGAGTCCGAGCTCGACGAGGTCACCGACCGGGCGACGCGGGCCGGCGACCGGGCCGAGCGGACGAGGCAGGCCCTGGCCGCCCTCGAGGCCGTGACGGCCGCTGCCGACGACGCAGTCGAGCACGCCCGGGCGGTGGTGCGCATGGCCAACCTCGCCAGCGCCTCGACCGGCGAGAACGTGAAGGGCGTGACGCTCGGCACCTACGTGCTGCTGCGCCGGTTCGACGAGGTCGTGGCGGCGGCGAACGTGCGCTTGTCGGTCATGTCGAGCGGGCGGTACGAGCTCGCCTCGTCCGACGAGCGCGAGGTCGGGTCGCGCTCGCGCAAGACCGGGCTCTCGCTCGTCATCCGCGACGCGACCACCGACACCACCCGCGACCCCGGCAGCTTCTCGGGCGGCGAGACCTTCTACGCCTCGCTCAGCCTCGCCCTCGGCCTCGCCGACGTCGTGCAGGCCGAGGCCGGCGGGCTCGAGCTCGGCACCCTGTTCGTCGACGAGGGGTTCGGCTCGCTCGACCCCGACACCCTCGACGCCGTCATGAGCGAGCTCGGTCGCCTGAGTGCCTCGGGGCGGGTGATCGGCATCGTCAGCCACGTCGACGAGCTCAAGCAGCGCATCGCCGACCGGGTCGAGGTGCGACGCCGGCCCGACGGGTCGTCGGTGCTCCGCTCGACGGTCGGCTGA
- a CDS encoding metallophosphoesterase family protein gives MRILHTSDWHLGRTLHGVDLHDHQQAFVDHLVGLVADRSIDVVVVAGDVYDRAVPAVPSVRLLGRALARLTEHATVIVTPGNHDSAVRLGFAAELMRPGLHLRASVDLLDEPVVVDDPDGPVAFYGLPYLDPDSVRRSLATAGVDEPLARSHAAVMGAAMQRVRADLARRPGTRSVVVAHAFVVAGPAADREAEAAVGGGGVDVEVGTAPERSESERDIRVGGVDSVPSTVFDGVDYVALGHLHGAQRVGPSGRLRYSGSPLAFSFGERNQVKSSTIVELAADGSVSVDLVPAPVPRRLAEVTDTLDALLDGRHDDLRDAWLRVFVTDPVHPERLYTRVAEHFPHALAIHHTPVGAVEAPALAAVTSESDPIEVAADFVAFASGGAASETELAVVRGAYEAARASEASE, from the coding sequence GTGCGCATCCTGCACACCAGCGACTGGCACCTGGGGCGCACGCTGCACGGGGTCGACCTGCACGATCACCAGCAGGCCTTCGTCGACCACCTGGTGGGGCTCGTGGCCGACCGGTCGATCGACGTCGTCGTGGTCGCGGGCGACGTGTACGACCGGGCCGTCCCCGCGGTGCCCAGCGTGCGCCTCCTCGGCCGGGCCCTCGCGCGGCTGACCGAGCACGCCACCGTGATCGTCACGCCGGGCAACCACGACTCCGCGGTGCGACTGGGGTTCGCGGCCGAGCTGATGCGACCCGGGCTGCACCTTCGGGCGTCGGTCGACCTGCTCGACGAGCCCGTGGTCGTCGACGACCCGGACGGGCCGGTCGCCTTCTACGGACTGCCCTACCTCGACCCCGACAGCGTCCGGCGGTCACTGGCGACGGCGGGCGTCGACGAGCCGCTGGCCCGGTCGCACGCGGCCGTCATGGGCGCGGCGATGCAGCGGGTGCGCGCTGACCTCGCAAGGCGGCCCGGCACCCGGTCGGTCGTGGTGGCGCACGCGTTCGTCGTGGCCGGGCCCGCAGCCGACCGCGAGGCCGAGGCCGCCGTCGGGGGTGGCGGCGTCGACGTCGAGGTCGGGACCGCACCCGAGCGCAGCGAGAGCGAGCGCGACATCCGGGTGGGCGGCGTCGACTCGGTCCCGTCGACCGTGTTCGACGGCGTCGACTACGTCGCCCTCGGTCACCTGCACGGTGCCCAACGCGTCGGCCCGTCCGGTCGCCTGCGCTACTCGGGTTCGCCGCTGGCGTTCTCGTTCGGCGAGCGAAACCAGGTCAAGTCGTCCACGATCGTCGAGCTGGCCGCCGACGGCTCGGTCTCGGTCGACCTCGTCCCGGCCCCCGTGCCGCGTCGACTCGCCGAGGTGACGGACACCCTCGACGCCCTGCTCGACGGGCGGCACGACGACCTGCGCGACGCCTGGCTGCGGGTCTTCGTCACCGATCCCGTGCACCCCGAGCGGCTCTACACGCGCGTGGCCGAGCACTTCCCGCACGCCCTCGCGATCCACCACACGCCCGTCGGAGCGGTCGAGGCCCCGGCGCTCGCCGCCGTGACGTCCGAGTCCGACCCGATCGAGGTCGCGGCCGACTTCGTCGCCTTCGCCTCGGGCGGGGCCGCGAGCGAGACCGAGCTGGCCGTGGTGCGCGGCGCCTACGAGGCCGCGCGGGCGAGCGAGGCGAGCGAATGA
- a CDS encoding M20/M25/M40 family metallo-hydrolase: MPAHHGGPDESETVSHDPLQPDQVTALRREVEARLDAMVADLTTYASLETPSDDVDLLEAGLRWIETWLGETVGPPADRRVHVVEGYGDTVTLDYPSPSGSTEWVSALCHYDTVWSEGTLAGWPVTVEGDRMTGPGVFDMKSGLIQLGNALAIGDRLGLPRPNVRLLLNGDEEVGSIASREAIEREVGRGGAVFVFESAADGAVKTARKGVGIFEVEAFGVEVHAGLHPRSGASAVDEIARVVLTLHAAADVEAGTSLNVGVLQGGTRTNVKAGYARAMVDVRVTSSTEAERIERVFAGLAANDPAATLKVTGGWNRPPMERSAATGALYERAARVAASLGFELREVSVGGASDGNFAAALGLAVLDGVGGVGGGAHARHEWISVHGMVERTEFVSALLADLA, encoded by the coding sequence ATGCCCGCACACCACGGCGGGCCCGACGAGAGCGAGACCGTGAGCCACGACCCCCTGCAGCCCGACCAGGTCACCGCCCTGCGCCGCGAGGTCGAGGCACGCCTCGACGCGATGGTGGCCGACCTGACGACCTACGCGAGCCTCGAGACGCCGTCCGACGACGTCGACCTGCTCGAGGCGGGGCTCCGCTGGATCGAGACCTGGCTCGGCGAGACCGTCGGTCCGCCGGCCGACCGCAGGGTGCACGTCGTCGAGGGCTACGGCGACACGGTGACGCTCGACTACCCGTCGCCGTCGGGGTCGACCGAGTGGGTGTCGGCCCTGTGCCACTACGACACGGTGTGGTCCGAGGGCACGCTGGCCGGGTGGCCGGTGACGGTCGAGGGCGACCGCATGACCGGCCCCGGGGTCTTCGACATGAAGTCCGGGCTGATCCAGCTCGGCAACGCCCTCGCGATCGGCGACCGCCTGGGGCTGCCCCGCCCGAACGTGCGTCTGCTGCTCAACGGCGACGAGGAGGTCGGCAGCATCGCCTCGCGCGAGGCGATCGAGCGCGAGGTCGGACGAGGAGGCGCGGTGTTCGTCTTCGAGTCCGCCGCCGACGGCGCCGTCAAGACCGCCCGCAAGGGCGTCGGCATCTTCGAGGTCGAGGCCTTCGGGGTCGAGGTCCACGCCGGCCTGCACCCGCGGTCGGGTGCGAGCGCCGTCGACGAGATCGCCCGCGTCGTCCTGACGCTGCACGCGGCCGCCGACGTCGAGGCGGGCACCTCGCTCAACGTGGGAGTGCTGCAGGGCGGCACCCGCACCAACGTCAAGGCCGGCTACGCCCGGGCGATGGTGGACGTCCGCGTCACCTCGTCGACCGAGGCCGAGCGCATCGAGCGGGTCTTCGCGGGGCTCGCGGCGAACGATCCGGCCGCGACGCTGAAGGTCACCGGCGGCTGGAACCGTCCGCCGATGGAGCGCTCGGCCGCGACCGGCGCCCTGTACGAACGCGCCGCCCGGGTCGCCGCCTCGCTCGGCTTCGAGTTGCGCGAGGTGTCGGTCGGCGGGGCCAGCGACGGCAACTTCGCCGCCGCGCTCGGCCTGGCCGTGCTCGACGGGGTCGGCGGCGTCGGCGGCGGAGCCCACGCCCGCCACGAGTGGATCAGCGTGCACGGCATGGTCGAGCGCACCGAGTTCGTCAGCGCCCTGCTCGCCGACCTCGCCTGA
- the prpB gene encoding methylisocitrate lyase yields the protein MLYSTVSPADKRAAFRAGLADERTLTFPGAFTPLTARLIEQKGFDGVYVSGAVMANELGLPDIGLTTLTEVATRAGQIASMTDLPVLVDADTGFGEPMNVARTVQALEAAGVAGLHIEDQVNPKRCGHLDGKQVVDAATATGRIRAAVDARRDPALVIMARTDVRALDGLEATIDRARALVDAGADAIFAEAMADLGEFEAICSALDVPVLANMTEFGKSALFTRQQLHDVGVSMVIHPVSLMRAAMGAASRALDALTAEGSLESQVPSMQTRAELYELIDYPGYARFDAGVYDFTLEA from the coding sequence ATGCTGTACTCGACGGTGTCGCCGGCCGACAAGCGTGCGGCGTTCCGGGCCGGACTGGCCGACGAGCGCACCCTGACGTTCCCGGGGGCGTTCACCCCGCTGACCGCCCGCCTGATCGAGCAGAAGGGCTTCGACGGCGTCTACGTGTCGGGTGCCGTGATGGCCAACGAGCTCGGGCTGCCCGACATCGGCCTCACCACGCTCACCGAGGTCGCCACGCGGGCGGGGCAGATCGCGTCGATGACCGACCTGCCCGTGCTCGTCGACGCCGACACCGGGTTCGGCGAGCCGATGAACGTCGCCCGCACCGTCCAGGCGCTCGAGGCCGCCGGCGTGGCCGGCCTGCACATCGAGGACCAGGTCAACCCCAAGCGCTGCGGCCACCTCGACGGCAAGCAGGTCGTCGACGCGGCGACGGCGACCGGTCGCATCCGGGCCGCGGTCGACGCGCGACGCGACCCCGCGCTCGTGATCATGGCCCGCACCGACGTCCGGGCCCTCGACGGCCTCGAGGCGACGATCGACCGGGCCCGTGCGCTCGTGGACGCCGGTGCCGACGCGATCTTCGCCGAGGCGATGGCCGACCTCGGCGAGTTCGAGGCGATCTGCTCGGCGCTCGACGTGCCGGTGCTCGCCAACATGACCGAGTTCGGCAAGAGCGCCCTCTTCACCCGGCAGCAGCTGCACGACGTGGGCGTCAGCATGGTGATCCACCCGGTGTCGTTGATGCGCGCCGCGATGGGCGCGGCGTCCCGGGCGCTCGACGCGCTCACGGCCGAGGGGTCGCTCGAGTCGCAGGTGCCGTCGATGCAGACCCGTGCCGAGCTGTACGAGCTGATCGACTACCCCGGCTACGCGCGCTTCGACGCCGGCGTCTACGACTTCACGCTCGAGGCCTGA